One stretch of Dokdonia sp. Hel_I_53 DNA includes these proteins:
- a CDS encoding phosphatase PAP2 family protein produces MKNSITLLLLAFISINLYSQSTSPYTWDWNKDGYVLGSALGGTAAGFLMIQNKEGFTEQEVADFQNTIDNINFIDRWAAGNDDESANGPSDAFFYSSFAAPFVLLLDDEVNDHTGQVMGMYVESMAVTGALFTISAGLTNRARPYVYSEEHPLKEQLGTSATRSFFSGHVAATATATFFTAKVYSDFNPDSPAIPYIWAGAAIIPAAVAYYRLEAGQHFPTDLAIGYAVGALSGYFIPELHKTEKSNLNVAVIQDRDYFGEQFKGVSISYGF; encoded by the coding sequence ATGAAAAACAGCATTACACTCCTACTATTAGCATTTATTAGTATCAATTTATATTCACAAAGCACGAGTCCTTATACTTGGGATTGGAACAAAGATGGATATGTACTAGGATCTGCATTAGGAGGAACTGCAGCCGGATTCTTAATGATTCAAAATAAAGAAGGATTCACAGAACAAGAAGTGGCAGATTTTCAGAATACTATCGATAATATCAATTTTATAGATCGTTGGGCAGCAGGTAATGACGATGAGAGTGCAAATGGTCCAAGTGATGCATTTTTCTATTCCTCATTTGCAGCACCTTTTGTTTTACTGTTAGATGATGAAGTAAACGATCATACGGGACAGGTAATGGGAATGTACGTTGAGAGTATGGCAGTTACTGGCGCATTATTTACCATTTCTGCAGGACTTACTAACAGAGCGAGACCATATGTTTATAGTGAAGAGCACCCTTTAAAGGAACAGCTAGGTACTAGTGCTACAAGGTCATTTTTCTCCGGTCATGTGGCAGCCACGGCGACAGCAACTTTTTTTACAGCAAAAGTGTATAGTGACTTTAATCCAGATTCTCCAGCCATACCTTACATATGGGCAGGAGCAGCGATCATACCTGCGGCAGTAGCTTATTACAGATTAGAAGCAGGACAACATTTTCCCACAGATTTAGCTATTGGCTATGCTGTTGGAGCGCTTTCTGGATATTTTATTCCAGAATTACATAAAACCGAAAAGTCAAACCTCAACGTCGCTGTCATTCAAGATCGTGATTACTTTGGTGAGCAATTTAAAGGCGTTTCCATAAGCTACGGTTTCTAG
- the hemL gene encoding glutamate-1-semialdehyde 2,1-aminomutase → MIYKRSSELFVEAQKVIPGGVNSPVRAFKSVGGDPIFVKEAKGAYLYDEDGRKLIDYIASWGPMILGHAHKPVVDAVIAKAQKGTSFGMPTAIETEIAKLAISMVPGIDKIRFVNSGTEACMSAVRLARGFTKREKIIKFAGCYHGHSDSFLIQAGSGAVTFGSPNSPGVTRGTAKDTLLADYNSLDQVKDLFEANPNEIAAIIIEPVAGNMGCILPAEGFLQGLRELCDQHGAQLIFDEVMTGFRLAKGGVQELMDVRADIVTFGKVIGGGLPVGAFAARAEIMSHLAPEGPVYQAGTLSGNPLAMAAGLAMLQELNNDGEIFESLAQKTAYLHKGIKESLDRHNITYTINRIGSMISVHFAPDAVVDFKTAAAGDNETFKKFFHGLLEEGIYIAPSAYESWFLNNALSYEDLDATIAAIDKVAKTL, encoded by the coding sequence ATGATATATAAAAGAAGTAGTGAGCTTTTTGTAGAAGCTCAAAAAGTAATACCGGGAGGAGTAAATAGTCCTGTAAGAGCATTTAAGTCTGTGGGAGGGGATCCTATTTTTGTAAAAGAAGCAAAAGGAGCCTATTTGTATGATGAAGATGGTCGTAAACTTATAGATTATATTGCTTCATGGGGCCCTATGATTTTAGGACATGCACACAAACCAGTTGTAGATGCCGTTATAGCCAAAGCACAAAAAGGAACTTCTTTTGGGATGCCTACGGCTATCGAAACAGAGATTGCAAAGCTGGCTATTTCAATGGTTCCAGGTATTGATAAGATACGTTTTGTGAACAGTGGTACAGAGGCATGTATGAGTGCAGTGCGACTAGCTCGCGGCTTTACTAAGCGTGAGAAAATTATAAAATTCGCAGGGTGTTACCATGGTCATTCAGATTCATTTTTGATTCAAGCGGGAAGTGGTGCAGTCACTTTTGGTTCACCCAATAGTCCAGGAGTAACCAGAGGAACTGCAAAGGATACGTTGCTTGCAGACTATAACAGCTTAGATCAAGTGAAAGATTTGTTTGAGGCAAATCCAAATGAGATAGCCGCAATTATTATAGAGCCTGTAGCAGGTAATATGGGCTGCATTCTTCCAGCAGAAGGATTTTTGCAAGGTCTAAGAGAGTTATGTGATCAACACGGAGCGCAACTTATTTTTGATGAGGTCATGACTGGCTTCCGTCTAGCAAAAGGTGGTGTGCAAGAATTGATGGACGTACGGGCAGATATTGTCACTTTTGGTAAAGTCATAGGTGGAGGGTTACCTGTAGGAGCTTTTGCCGCAAGAGCAGAAATAATGAGTCACCTCGCTCCAGAAGGACCCGTTTACCAAGCGGGAACTTTAAGCGGGAATCCACTAGCGATGGCTGCAGGACTTGCAATGCTTCAAGAATTAAATAATGACGGAGAGATTTTTGAGAGCCTTGCACAAAAAACAGCCTATTTACATAAAGGAATTAAGGAGTCTTTAGATAGACATAATATAACCTATACAATCAATCGTATTGGTTCTATGATTTCTGTGCACTTTGCTCCAGATGCTGTGGTAGATTTTAAAACAGCAGCGGCAGGTGATAACGAAACATTTAAAAAATTCTTTCACGGATTGTTGGAAGAAGGAATTTATATCGCGCCAAGTGCTTATGAAAGTTGGTTTTTAAACAACGCACTTTCATACGAAGATTTAGACGCAACCATTGCTGCGATTGATAAAGTGGCCAAAACGCTATAA
- a CDS encoding glucosaminidase domain-containing protein: MLKKYFLITGISLLLIGCGGARNTTSRRVSENPRTERTRPTINSEIIQPSDSSLENGVNPVPKSGVNGYIDFYAPIAMEEMKLYGVPASITLAQGILESGAGNGELVRKANNHFGIKCHSWEGDRVYHDDDEKGECFRKYTDPKFSYRDHSLFLAKRKRYADLFTLSKDDYKGWAKGLRKAGYATDKKYPEKLISLIERFELYRYDGKVLGKQIEDYNKISSKREDSSTDTQHSVQKGENLYRISKRYNVSVEDIKKWNNLRDNIISMGQILLIKD, encoded by the coding sequence ATGTTGAAAAAATACTTTCTTATTACAGGTATAAGCCTCCTTTTGATAGGTTGTGGAGGAGCGCGTAATACTACATCTAGGCGTGTGTCTGAGAATCCTAGAACAGAAAGAACACGTCCCACTATCAATTCTGAAATCATTCAACCATCTGATTCAAGTTTAGAAAACGGTGTTAATCCTGTCCCAAAATCTGGGGTAAATGGATATATAGATTTTTATGCGCCCATAGCAATGGAAGAAATGAAATTATACGGTGTGCCTGCTAGCATTACACTCGCACAGGGCATTTTAGAATCTGGAGCAGGGAACGGTGAATTGGTGAGGAAAGCAAATAATCATTTTGGTATTAAATGTCACTCATGGGAAGGGGATCGCGTTTATCATGATGATGATGAAAAAGGGGAATGTTTTAGAAAATACACTGATCCAAAATTTTCTTATCGTGACCACTCATTATTCTTAGCAAAAAGGAAACGCTATGCAGATCTCTTTACCCTTTCAAAAGATGATTACAAAGGCTGGGCAAAAGGACTGCGTAAAGCAGGTTATGCTACAGATAAAAAGTACCCTGAGAAGCTCATCAGTTTAATAGAGAGATTTGAGTTGTATCGATACGATGGGAAGGTTTTAGGAAAACAGATAGAAGATTACAATAAGATAAGTTCAAAACGAGAAGATAGCTCAACCGATACACAGCATAGTGTTCAAAAAGGAGAGAACCTATATCGTATTTCAAAGCGCTATAACGTGAGTGTTGAGGATATAAAAAAATGGAATAACTTAAGAGATAATATTATCTCTATGGGTCAAATCCTTTTAATAAAAGACTAA
- a CDS encoding 1-aminocyclopropane-1-carboxylate deaminase/D-cysteine desulfhydrase, with protein MEIQILPNQFVFQRNGCTVYLKRDDLIHPTVSGNKFRKLKYNLSHAKAHHHSTIVTYGGAFSNHIAATAAAGQLEGFKTIGIIRGEELGVNLEKTLSGNPTLAIAHECGMDFDFISREEYRDKDKDRFRESVLKKYHNPYIMPEGGTNALAVKGCQEILTDEDEVFDFVCCAAGTGGTASGIINSLKSHQKALIFPALKGNWMQEEIEKYTINNKWELISDYHFGGYAKVNVELVRFINEFKRTYDVQLDPIYTGKMMYGVSRLVDEGFFPKDSRILAVHTGGLQGIAGMNILLEKKGLPKLHI; from the coding sequence GTGGAAATACAAATTTTACCAAATCAGTTTGTTTTTCAAAGAAACGGATGCACTGTTTATTTAAAACGTGATGATCTAATTCACCCAACGGTATCTGGTAATAAATTCAGAAAACTTAAATACAACTTGTCCCATGCTAAAGCTCATCATCACAGCACTATAGTCACTTACGGAGGTGCTTTTTCTAATCACATAGCCGCTACAGCAGCAGCTGGGCAGTTAGAAGGATTTAAAACGATAGGTATTATTCGTGGAGAAGAGTTAGGCGTTAATCTTGAAAAAACTCTAAGTGGTAATCCCACTCTCGCCATTGCACATGAATGCGGGATGGATTTTGACTTTATTTCTCGTGAAGAATACCGTGATAAGGATAAAGACCGCTTTCGCGAAAGCGTACTAAAAAAATACCATAACCCTTATATTATGCCCGAAGGCGGTACCAATGCACTCGCTGTAAAGGGATGTCAAGAGATTTTAACTGATGAAGATGAGGTGTTTGATTTTGTTTGCTGCGCTGCAGGAACAGGAGGTACTGCTTCTGGAATTATTAATAGCTTAAAATCTCACCAAAAGGCATTGATTTTTCCAGCCCTTAAAGGAAATTGGATGCAAGAAGAAATTGAAAAATACACTATAAATAATAAATGGGAGCTAATTTCTGATTATCATTTTGGAGGTTATGCAAAAGTAAATGTGGAGCTTGTTAGGTTTATAAATGAATTTAAAAGGACTTATGACGTTCAGCTTGATCCCATTTACACAGGAAAGATGATGTATGGTGTGTCAAGGCTAGTAGATGAAGGATTTTTTCCGAAAGATTCTCGTATTTTAGCGGTTCATACTGGAGGCCTACAAGGAATCGCTGGAATGAATATCTTATTAGAAAAAAAAGGCCTTCCAAAGTTACATATATAG
- a CDS encoding DUF5522 domain-containing protein translates to MSYQKKHIPIEEGDFYVTPEGYKCFTEQYHRKRGYCCESGCRHCPYGYNKKTNTQS, encoded by the coding sequence ATGTCTTATCAAAAAAAACATATTCCCATAGAAGAAGGTGATTTTTATGTAACCCCAGAGGGCTACAAATGCTTTACAGAACAATACCATCGTAAACGCGGCTATTGCTGTGAGAGTGGCTGTAGACACTGCCCATATGGATATAATAAAAAGACAAATACCCAATCTTAA
- a CDS encoding urocanate hydratase produces MQNQTSFQKEILAGIPSNLPTKKAYDETVNHAPNRKDILNPDEKKLALQNALRYFDAAHHSTLLTEFKEELENYGRIYMYRYRPDYKIFARPIEEYPAQSKQAAAIMLMIQNNLDHTVAQHPHELITYGGNGAVFSNWAQYRLTMQYLAQMNDEQTLVMYSGHPMGLFPSHKDAPRVVATNGMMIPNYSKPDDWEKFNALGVTQYGQMTAGSYMYIGPQGIVHGTTITVLNAFRKMNIPTQGGLFVTSGLGGMSGAQPKAGNIAGCITVCAEVNPKAVQTRHSQGWVDEVIKDTESLVERVKKAKAANEVVSIAYQGNVVDVWEAFDKHEIKIDIGSDQTSLHNPWAGGYYPMDMSLEEANRLMATDADRFRESVKSTLRRHVAAINAHTAKGTYFFDYGNAFLLEASRADAAIFAENGKDFKYPSYVQDIMGPMCFDYGFGPFRWVCASAKPEDLLKTDQIALHVLEQLAEDAPAEIQQQMQDNITWIKGAQENKLVVGSQARILYADAEGRAKIAKAFNDAIAQGEIGMVVLGRDHHDVSGTDSPYRETSNIYDGSRFTADMAIQNVIGDSFRGATWVSIHNGGGVGWGEVINGGFGMVIDGSKDAERRLQSMLFWDVNNGIARRNWARNEGAIFAIKRAMKSEPNLKVTLPNLVAEDLLDNI; encoded by the coding sequence ATGCAGAATCAAACTTCTTTTCAAAAAGAAATTTTAGCTGGTATACCATCTAATTTGCCTACAAAAAAAGCGTACGATGAAACGGTAAACCACGCTCCAAATCGAAAAGACATACTAAATCCAGATGAGAAAAAACTGGCCCTTCAAAATGCGTTACGATATTTTGATGCTGCACACCATAGCACCTTGCTCACAGAGTTTAAAGAAGAGTTAGAGAACTACGGTCGTATATATATGTACCGATATAGGCCAGATTATAAGATATTTGCCCGACCTATAGAGGAGTATCCAGCACAGTCAAAACAGGCAGCAGCTATTATGCTTATGATACAGAACAATCTGGATCATACTGTGGCACAACACCCGCACGAACTAATTACCTACGGTGGAAATGGAGCCGTGTTTTCTAACTGGGCTCAATACCGTCTTACCATGCAATATCTCGCACAGATGAATGATGAGCAAACGCTTGTGATGTATTCCGGACATCCTATGGGGCTTTTTCCATCGCATAAAGATGCACCGCGCGTAGTCGCAACCAATGGCATGATGATTCCTAATTATAGTAAACCAGACGATTGGGAAAAATTTAATGCTCTTGGGGTTACACAATACGGGCAAATGACTGCTGGTAGTTATATGTACATTGGACCACAAGGGATTGTACACGGTACAACAATCACAGTACTTAATGCATTTAGAAAAATGAACATTCCCACTCAAGGAGGACTCTTTGTAACCTCTGGCTTGGGAGGAATGTCTGGTGCACAACCTAAAGCTGGAAACATCGCTGGCTGTATTACCGTTTGTGCAGAGGTCAACCCTAAAGCGGTACAAACGCGTCATTCTCAAGGATGGGTTGATGAAGTGATTAAAGACACTGAATCTCTGGTAGAAAGAGTCAAAAAAGCAAAAGCAGCAAACGAAGTGGTTTCTATCGCCTACCAAGGAAATGTGGTAGATGTATGGGAAGCATTTGACAAACACGAAATTAAAATCGACATAGGTAGTGACCAGACTTCATTGCACAATCCTTGGGCTGGAGGGTATTATCCTATGGATATGAGTTTAGAAGAAGCAAATCGCTTAATGGCTACAGATGCAGATCGCTTTCGCGAAAGCGTAAAAAGCACCCTTCGTCGTCATGTAGCAGCGATAAATGCTCACACTGCAAAGGGTACTTACTTCTTTGATTATGGAAATGCTTTTCTATTAGAAGCCTCACGAGCAGACGCAGCTATTTTTGCTGAAAATGGAAAGGATTTTAAATACCCTAGCTACGTTCAAGATATTATGGGACCCATGTGTTTTGATTATGGTTTTGGACCATTTCGTTGGGTATGTGCTTCTGCTAAACCTGAAGATCTTTTAAAAACAGATCAAATTGCGCTCCATGTTTTAGAGCAACTGGCGGAAGATGCCCCGGCTGAAATACAGCAGCAAATGCAAGACAACATCACGTGGATTAAAGGAGCTCAAGAAAATAAATTGGTAGTGGGTTCACAAGCCAGGATACTTTATGCAGATGCAGAAGGAAGAGCAAAAATCGCCAAAGCGTTTAATGATGCAATCGCTCAAGGCGAAATAGGAATGGTCGTGTTAGGAAGAGATCACCACGATGTTTCAGGTACAGATTCTCCTTATAGAGAGACGAGTAATATTTATGATGGAAGTCGCTTCACAGCAGATATGGCTATTCAAAATGTAATAGGAGATAGTTTTAGAGGTGCAACCTGGGTAAGCATACACAATGGCGGTGGTGTAGGCTGGGGCGAAGTAATAAATGGAGGTTTTGGTATGGTAATTGATGGTAGTAAAGATGCCGAAAGACGTTTACAGTCAATGCTTTTCTGGGATGTAAATAACGGGATTGCTAGACGTAATTGGGCTCGAAATGAAGGAGCAATTTTTGCAATAAAACGTGCTATGAAAAGCGAACCGAATCTTAAGGTAACGCTACCTAATCTGGTAGCCGAAGATTTATTAGATAACATTTAA
- a CDS encoding DUF4136 domain-containing protein, with amino-acid sequence MKTLRLLPVFAVIVLLTSCSTVRVASDYDKNINFNDYKTFAFYKPGIDKAEISDLDKKRVLRAIESEMMAKGYTKSEDPAVLVSIFTKAKERINVYQNNFGFNGGWGGFWGPWAGPWGWNGGFYNNNSVSRTTQGTLYIDLIDSNKNQLIWQGQGTAPLVSGDVDKREERINLIVKEIMEVYPPQVAGN; translated from the coding sequence ATGAAAACACTTCGACTCTTACCGGTTTTTGCAGTTATAGTGCTGCTAACTTCTTGTAGTACTGTGCGTGTCGCATCAGATTACGACAAGAATATTAATTTTAATGATTATAAAACATTTGCTTTTTACAAACCAGGTATAGACAAGGCAGAAATCTCAGATCTTGACAAAAAACGCGTGTTACGTGCCATTGAATCTGAGATGATGGCAAAAGGCTACACTAAGTCTGAAGATCCTGCTGTTTTAGTAAGTATTTTTACTAAAGCTAAAGAACGTATAAATGTTTACCAAAACAACTTTGGCTTCAACGGAGGTTGGGGAGGATTTTGGGGTCCATGGGCAGGACCTTGGGGTTGGAATGGCGGATTCTACAATAACAATTCTGTCTCTAGAACCACACAAGGAACCTTGTACATTGATCTTATAGACTCAAATAAAAATCAATTAATTTGGCAAGGTCAAGGTACAGCCCCACTAGTCTCTGGAGATGTAGATAAACGTGAAGAGCGCATCAACTTGATTGTAAAAGAAATCATGGAAGTATACCCGCCACAAGTAGCTGGCAACTAA
- a CDS encoding enoyl-CoA hydratase/isomerase family protein encodes MPQPYVKTLTSNGVATITFFHPAHNSMPSGVLSDLESAIIRSGEDDTVQVIVLKSGGDRTFCAGASFDELLSIETEEEGKKFFMGFAKVILAMRSCSKIIIGSVQGKAVGGGVGLAAATDYCFATKYASVKLSELTIGIGPFVIAPAIERKIGVACLAEMTLNATEFYTAQWAKDKNLFAEIYETGILMEEAVEVFANKLASYNPEALTAMKQAFWNNTEHWPELLETRAAMSGKLVLSDFTKNTLSKLKN; translated from the coding sequence ATGCCACAACCTTACGTAAAAACACTTACCTCAAACGGTGTCGCAACCATTACTTTTTTTCATCCAGCTCATAATAGTATGCCTAGTGGTGTACTCTCAGACTTAGAAAGTGCTATTATACGATCTGGAGAAGATGATACTGTGCAAGTAATTGTACTAAAAAGTGGTGGCGATAGAACTTTTTGTGCAGGAGCTAGCTTTGACGAACTACTTTCAATTGAAACCGAAGAGGAAGGAAAAAAATTCTTTATGGGTTTTGCAAAGGTGATTCTTGCAATGCGTTCTTGTTCAAAGATTATTATTGGAAGCGTACAAGGAAAAGCTGTAGGTGGTGGTGTAGGACTAGCAGCCGCTACAGACTATTGCTTCGCAACTAAATACGCCAGTGTGAAGTTGAGCGAACTCACAATTGGCATAGGACCTTTTGTAATTGCTCCCGCTATAGAAAGAAAAATAGGCGTTGCATGCTTAGCAGAAATGACACTTAATGCTACAGAATTTTACACCGCACAGTGGGCTAAAGACAAAAACTTATTTGCCGAAATTTATGAAACAGGGATTTTAATGGAAGAAGCTGTTGAGGTTTTTGCAAACAAACTTGCCTCTTACAATCCAGAAGCACTCACCGCTATGAAACAGGCATTTTGGAATAATACAGAACACTGGCCAGAACTTTTAGAAACACGCGCCGCGATGAGCGGAAAGCTTGTTTTGAGTGATTTCACTAAAAATACGCTAAGCAAATTGAAGAACTAA
- a CDS encoding aromatic amino acid hydroxylase → MEMHVETNPLLDKLPAHLRQYIKPQAYEQYTPINQAVWRYVMRKNVNYLSQVAHESYTSGLKKTGISIDEIPSMYGMNRILKEIGWAAVAVDGFIPPNAFMEFQAYKVLVIASDIRQLENIEYTPAPDIIHEGAGHAPIIASPDYAEYLRRFGEIGARAISNAHDMNMYEAVRKLSILKEAEGIPDEDVQAAEDEVNRLQEMTVAPSEIALIRNLHWWTVEYGLIGSVDNPKLYGAGLLSSLGESKHCLTDAVKKIPYSIDAAYQEFDITQMQPQLYVTPDFGYLMEVLEEFAETMALRKGGWRGVQKLIDCKQLGSIELNTGLQVSGNFSKMIQDEDNNVVYFETTGPSALAYRNKELIGLGTSHFRKGFSSPLGKLKRSSVAIERMSPRDLKAFEIYEGGINSFEFESGITVTGMITTGTRSIDGTLLAVHFDGCEVSYKGEKLISRKNGPFDMAIGSSIVSAFAGAADHTSFNMVSHVSSTNTIHQELSEEDTLLNSLYKEIRDMRESNDVKVARLEEIFRQLQANFPKDWLASLEVYELAIPIDASFAENIKGYLEAQTKKLPKVAHLITDGLSLYGKPLMHVVKTP, encoded by the coding sequence ATGGAAATGCATGTAGAGACAAACCCGTTACTCGATAAATTACCGGCACACTTACGCCAGTACATAAAACCACAGGCTTACGAGCAATATACACCTATCAATCAGGCGGTATGGCGATACGTAATGCGCAAAAATGTAAACTACTTAAGCCAAGTGGCTCATGAGAGTTATACCTCTGGTCTTAAGAAAACAGGTATTTCTATAGATGAAATCCCATCGATGTACGGAATGAATCGCATTCTCAAAGAGATAGGCTGGGCTGCTGTTGCTGTAGATGGCTTTATCCCTCCTAATGCTTTTATGGAATTTCAAGCCTATAAGGTGTTAGTTATTGCTAGTGATATACGCCAACTAGAAAATATTGAATATACTCCTGCACCAGACATTATTCATGAAGGTGCTGGACATGCGCCAATTATTGCAAGTCCAGATTATGCTGAGTATTTAAGGCGTTTTGGAGAGATAGGTGCGCGTGCTATTTCTAATGCACATGATATGAATATGTACGAGGCAGTACGTAAATTATCTATCCTAAAGGAGGCAGAAGGTATTCCAGATGAAGATGTACAAGCAGCTGAAGATGAAGTAAACCGTCTTCAAGAAATGACGGTAGCACCTTCTGAAATAGCCTTGATACGCAACCTTCACTGGTGGACTGTAGAGTATGGTCTTATAGGATCTGTAGATAACCCTAAATTATATGGAGCAGGTCTTCTTTCTTCCTTAGGTGAAAGCAAGCATTGCCTAACAGATGCGGTTAAGAAAATACCATATAGTATTGATGCTGCATATCAAGAATTTGATATTACACAAATGCAACCTCAGCTCTATGTGACTCCAGATTTTGGATACTTAATGGAAGTTTTAGAGGAGTTTGCAGAAACTATGGCTTTACGCAAAGGAGGATGGCGTGGAGTGCAAAAACTAATCGATTGTAAACAATTGGGTTCAATTGAATTAAACACTGGCCTGCAGGTAAGTGGTAATTTCTCTAAGATGATTCAAGATGAGGATAATAATGTGGTTTATTTTGAAACTACAGGTCCCTCTGCACTAGCCTACCGTAACAAAGAATTAATTGGTTTAGGAACTTCACACTTTAGAAAAGGATTCTCTTCACCTCTAGGTAAACTCAAACGAAGCTCTGTAGCGATTGAACGTATGAGTCCGCGGGATTTGAAGGCGTTTGAAATATATGAAGGCGGCATAAATTCTTTTGAATTTGAAAGTGGTATTACGGTGACTGGAATGATTACTACAGGAACTCGAAGTATAGATGGTACCTTGCTGGCGGTTCACTTTGATGGCTGCGAAGTGAGTTACAAAGGTGAAAAACTAATCTCTCGTAAAAACGGACCTTTTGATATGGCTATTGGTTCTTCTATCGTTTCGGCATTTGCGGGAGCGGCAGATCATACTTCATTTAATATGGTTAGTCACGTAAGTAGCACAAATACCATTCATCAAGAATTGTCTGAAGAAGACACGCTACTCAACAGTCTTTATAAAGAGATACGAGATATGCGTGAGTCTAATGATGTTAAGGTTGCGCGACTGGAAGAAATCTTTCGTCAGTTACAAGCGAATTTTCCAAAAGATTGGCTTGCTAGCTTAGAAGTATACGAACTCGCAATACCTATAGACGCTAGTTTTGCTGAGAACATCAAGGGATATTTAGAAGCTCAAACTAAAAAACTACCCAAAGTAGCACATCTCATAACAGATGGACTGTCCCTATATGGCAAGCCACTTATGCATGTGGTAAAAACTCCATAA
- a CDS encoding GSCFA domain-containing protein, with the protein MKLQTEIPIKQAAKLFGYENKLLLLGSCFAENIGKKLDYFKFQSVTNPFGIIFNPIALETVINAAVVNKTFTEVDVFEHNGIWKSFAAHSDLNASSRLEAVIHLQEAQQVLREQLTEASHIVITLGTSWVYKHIARQQVVANCHKVPQKEFTKELLDSQKISESLSRILKDVQQLNPSASITFTVSPIRHSKDGFVENTLSKSHLIAAVHHVVDNENVHYFPAYEIMMDELRDYRFYNADMIHPSPVAIDYIWEKFMENYAFAKAQQTAKEVAVIQQGLAHKPFQPESQAHQKFLAKLYAKIESMQKMYPFMEFLPHA; encoded by the coding sequence GTGAAACTACAAACCGAAATTCCAATAAAGCAAGCTGCGAAACTATTTGGTTACGAGAATAAGCTATTGTTATTGGGCTCTTGTTTTGCAGAAAATATTGGAAAGAAACTTGACTATTTTAAGTTTCAATCGGTGACTAATCCGTTTGGAATTATTTTCAACCCTATAGCATTAGAGACTGTAATCAATGCTGCGGTTGTCAATAAAACATTTACAGAAGTTGATGTTTTTGAACACAACGGGATCTGGAAGTCCTTTGCGGCACACAGTGATTTAAATGCGAGCAGTAGACTGGAGGCAGTGATTCATCTTCAAGAGGCCCAGCAAGTTTTAAGGGAGCAACTTACAGAAGCATCCCATATTGTTATCACACTTGGGACTTCGTGGGTTTACAAACACATAGCACGCCAGCAAGTGGTTGCAAATTGCCACAAAGTGCCTCAGAAAGAGTTTACTAAGGAATTATTGGATAGTCAAAAGATATCCGAAAGTTTATCTAGAATCCTAAAAGACGTTCAACAATTGAATCCTTCAGCGAGTATCACGTTTACGGTTTCACCTATACGTCATAGTAAGGATGGTTTTGTAGAAAATACACTCAGTAAATCGCATCTTATCGCTGCCGTACATCATGTGGTAGACAATGAGAACGTTCATTATTTCCCCGCATATGAAATTATGATGGACGAGCTACGAGACTATCGTTTTTACAATGCAGATATGATTCATCCCAGTCCAGTTGCTATCGATTATATCTGGGAAAAGTTTATGGAGAATTACGCTTTCGCGAAAGCGCAACAAACCGCAAAAGAAGTAGCGGTGATACAACAAGGATTAGCTCATAAACCATTTCAGCCCGAATCTCAAGCGCACCAAAAATTCCTAGCAAAGCTATATGCTAAAATTGAGAGTATGCAAAAGATGTATCCTTTTATGGAGTTTTTACCACATGCATAA